One genomic window of Odocoileus virginianus isolate 20LAN1187 ecotype Illinois chromosome 8, Ovbor_1.2, whole genome shotgun sequence includes the following:
- the SLC25A30 gene encoding kidney mitochondrial carrier protein 1 isoform X1 → MEKPRWRLCFCERQTAVSMSALNWKPFVYGGLASITAECGTFPIDLTKTRLQIQGQKNDANFKEIRYRGMLHALVRIGREEGLKALYSGIAPAMLRQASYGTIKIGTYQSLKRLFVERPEDETLLINVVCGILSGVISSSIANPTDVLKIRMQAQSSTLQGGMIGNFINIYQQEGTRGLWKGVSLTAQRAAIVVGVELPVYDLTKKHLILSGLMGDTVYTHFLSSFTCGLAGALASNPVDVVRTRMMNQRVLRAGECPGYKGTLDCLLQTWKNEGFFALYKGFWPNWLRLGPWNIIFFVTYEQLKKLDL, encoded by the exons GAAAAACCCCGTTGGAGGCTATGCTTCTGTGAACGACAGACGGCAGTGAGCATGTCGGCCCTAAACTGGAAGCCCTTCGTGTACGGAGGCCTGGCCTCCATCACAGCAGAGTGCG GTACCTTTCCAATTGATTTAACCAAGACACGGCTCCAGATTCAAGGCCAGAAGAATGATGCAAACTTTAAAGAAATCAGGTATCGAGGAATGTTGCACGCATTAGTGAGGATAGGCAGAGAGGAAGGCCTGAAAGCGCTATATTCGGG GATCGCCCCAGCAATGTTACGCCAGGCTTCCTATGGCACCATCAAGATAGGCACCTACCAGAGCTTGAAGCGGTTATTTGTCGAGCGTCCAGAAG ATGAAACCCTTCTGATAAATGTGGTCTGTGGGATTCTCTCTGGAGTCATATCCTCAAGCATTGCTAATCCAACGGACGTTTTGAAG ATACGGATGCAAGCTCAAAGCAGCACCCTTCAAGGAGGAATGATAGGCAACTTCATTAACATTTACCAGCAAGAGGGCACGAGAGGACTGTGGAAG GGTGTGTCCCTTACTGCTCAGAGGGCTGCTATCGTGGTCGGCGTGGAGCTGCCAGTCTACGACCTCACCAAGAAGCATCTGATTCTCTCAGGCCTCATGGGAGACACGGTGTATACCCATTTCCT CTCAAGCTTCACCTGTGGGCTGGCGGGGGCCCTGGCCTCAAACCCTGTGGATGTGGTGAGAACACGCATGATGAACCAGAGAGTCCTCCGCGCTGGCGAATGCCCCGGCTACAAAGGTACCCTGGACTGCTTGTTACAG ACATGGAAGAATGAAGGGTTTTTTGCTCTATATAAAGGGTTTTGGCCAAATTGGTTGAGACTTGGTCCTTGGAATATTATT TTTTTTGTGACCTATGAGCAGCTGAAGAAACTGGATTTGTGA
- the SLC25A30 gene encoding kidney mitochondrial carrier protein 1 isoform X3, with product MEKPRWRLCFCERQTAVSMSALNWKPFVYGGLASITAECGTFPIDLTKTRLQIQGQKNDANFKEIRYRGMLHALVRIGREEGLKALYSGIAPAMLRQASYGTIKIGTYQSLKRLFVERPEDETLLINVVCGILSGVISSSIANPTDVLKIRMQAQSSTLQGGMIGNFINIYQQEGTRGLWKGVSLTAQRAAIVVGVELPVYDLTKKHLILSGLMGDTVYTHFLSSFTCGLAGALASNPVDVVRTRMMNQRVLRAGECPGYKGTLDCLLQNISPSC from the exons GAAAAACCCCGTTGGAGGCTATGCTTCTGTGAACGACAGACGGCAGTGAGCATGTCGGCCCTAAACTGGAAGCCCTTCGTGTACGGAGGCCTGGCCTCCATCACAGCAGAGTGCG GTACCTTTCCAATTGATTTAACCAAGACACGGCTCCAGATTCAAGGCCAGAAGAATGATGCAAACTTTAAAGAAATCAGGTATCGAGGAATGTTGCACGCATTAGTGAGGATAGGCAGAGAGGAAGGCCTGAAAGCGCTATATTCGGG GATCGCCCCAGCAATGTTACGCCAGGCTTCCTATGGCACCATCAAGATAGGCACCTACCAGAGCTTGAAGCGGTTATTTGTCGAGCGTCCAGAAG ATGAAACCCTTCTGATAAATGTGGTCTGTGGGATTCTCTCTGGAGTCATATCCTCAAGCATTGCTAATCCAACGGACGTTTTGAAG ATACGGATGCAAGCTCAAAGCAGCACCCTTCAAGGAGGAATGATAGGCAACTTCATTAACATTTACCAGCAAGAGGGCACGAGAGGACTGTGGAAG GGTGTGTCCCTTACTGCTCAGAGGGCTGCTATCGTGGTCGGCGTGGAGCTGCCAGTCTACGACCTCACCAAGAAGCATCTGATTCTCTCAGGCCTCATGGGAGACACGGTGTATACCCATTTCCT CTCAAGCTTCACCTGTGGGCTGGCGGGGGCCCTGGCCTCAAACCCTGTGGATGTGGTGAGAACACGCATGATGAACCAGAGAGTCCTCCGCGCTGGCGAATGCCCCGGCTACAAAGGTACCCTGGACTGCTTGTTACAG AATATATCGCCTTCCTGTTGA
- the SLC25A30 gene encoding kidney mitochondrial carrier protein 1 isoform X2 encodes MSALNWKPFVYGGLASITAECGTFPIDLTKTRLQIQGQKNDANFKEIRYRGMLHALVRIGREEGLKALYSGIAPAMLRQASYGTIKIGTYQSLKRLFVERPEDETLLINVVCGILSGVISSSIANPTDVLKIRMQAQSSTLQGGMIGNFINIYQQEGTRGLWKGVSLTAQRAAIVVGVELPVYDLTKKHLILSGLMGDTVYTHFLSSFTCGLAGALASNPVDVVRTRMMNQRVLRAGECPGYKGTLDCLLQTWKNEGFFALYKGFWPNWLRLGPWNIIFFVTYEQLKKLDL; translated from the exons ATGTCGGCCCTAAACTGGAAGCCCTTCGTGTACGGAGGCCTGGCCTCCATCACAGCAGAGTGCG GTACCTTTCCAATTGATTTAACCAAGACACGGCTCCAGATTCAAGGCCAGAAGAATGATGCAAACTTTAAAGAAATCAGGTATCGAGGAATGTTGCACGCATTAGTGAGGATAGGCAGAGAGGAAGGCCTGAAAGCGCTATATTCGGG GATCGCCCCAGCAATGTTACGCCAGGCTTCCTATGGCACCATCAAGATAGGCACCTACCAGAGCTTGAAGCGGTTATTTGTCGAGCGTCCAGAAG ATGAAACCCTTCTGATAAATGTGGTCTGTGGGATTCTCTCTGGAGTCATATCCTCAAGCATTGCTAATCCAACGGACGTTTTGAAG ATACGGATGCAAGCTCAAAGCAGCACCCTTCAAGGAGGAATGATAGGCAACTTCATTAACATTTACCAGCAAGAGGGCACGAGAGGACTGTGGAAG GGTGTGTCCCTTACTGCTCAGAGGGCTGCTATCGTGGTCGGCGTGGAGCTGCCAGTCTACGACCTCACCAAGAAGCATCTGATTCTCTCAGGCCTCATGGGAGACACGGTGTATACCCATTTCCT CTCAAGCTTCACCTGTGGGCTGGCGGGGGCCCTGGCCTCAAACCCTGTGGATGTGGTGAGAACACGCATGATGAACCAGAGAGTCCTCCGCGCTGGCGAATGCCCCGGCTACAAAGGTACCCTGGACTGCTTGTTACAG ACATGGAAGAATGAAGGGTTTTTTGCTCTATATAAAGGGTTTTGGCCAAATTGGTTGAGACTTGGTCCTTGGAATATTATT TTTTTTGTGACCTATGAGCAGCTGAAGAAACTGGATTTGTGA
- the SLC25A30 gene encoding kidney mitochondrial carrier protein 1 isoform X4 encodes MRTEVPFLGLGPRRGDRVVWKSGIAPAMLRQASYGTIKIGTYQSLKRLFVERPEDETLLINVVCGILSGVISSSIANPTDVLKIRMQAQSSTLQGGMIGNFINIYQQEGTRGLWKGVSLTAQRAAIVVGVELPVYDLTKKHLILSGLMGDTVYTHFLSSFTCGLAGALASNPVDVVRTRMMNQRVLRAGECPGYKGTLDCLLQTWKNEGFFALYKGFWPNWLRLGPWNIIFFVTYEQLKKLDL; translated from the exons ATGCGGACGGAGGTTCCATTCCTTGGCCTAGGACCCAGAAGAGGAGATCGGGTCGTTTGGAAGTCGGG GATCGCCCCAGCAATGTTACGCCAGGCTTCCTATGGCACCATCAAGATAGGCACCTACCAGAGCTTGAAGCGGTTATTTGTCGAGCGTCCAGAAG ATGAAACCCTTCTGATAAATGTGGTCTGTGGGATTCTCTCTGGAGTCATATCCTCAAGCATTGCTAATCCAACGGACGTTTTGAAG ATACGGATGCAAGCTCAAAGCAGCACCCTTCAAGGAGGAATGATAGGCAACTTCATTAACATTTACCAGCAAGAGGGCACGAGAGGACTGTGGAAG GGTGTGTCCCTTACTGCTCAGAGGGCTGCTATCGTGGTCGGCGTGGAGCTGCCAGTCTACGACCTCACCAAGAAGCATCTGATTCTCTCAGGCCTCATGGGAGACACGGTGTATACCCATTTCCT CTCAAGCTTCACCTGTGGGCTGGCGGGGGCCCTGGCCTCAAACCCTGTGGATGTGGTGAGAACACGCATGATGAACCAGAGAGTCCTCCGCGCTGGCGAATGCCCCGGCTACAAAGGTACCCTGGACTGCTTGTTACAG ACATGGAAGAATGAAGGGTTTTTTGCTCTATATAAAGGGTTTTGGCCAAATTGGTTGAGACTTGGTCCTTGGAATATTATT TTTTTTGTGACCTATGAGCAGCTGAAGAAACTGGATTTGTGA